The genomic interval TTTTTGATAAAAAGGATAACAGGGTAAAGTTTCTATATAGCCCTTTAATTCTCTATCAATCTCACTCTTTTTTTGGGAATTAAATGCAATAAAGCACAAAAGAGCCTTTTCCTCTTCTGAAAACAAAACTTTTCCTTTTTTCTCCTCCTGTTTTACATAGGTTCTAAAGCTATTTTTATCGGATATTTTTTTCAATTCAGATAAAAGATTGTTTTCAGGGACATCAAGCATTGAGGCAATCTCCCTTACATAGTAACCCTGCCTTACCCTGTCATCAATTTTTGAAACTGTTTCAAGAATTAATTTAATTGATTCAAGTTTCTCCCTTAATGATTTTGAGTGAAAATCTTCTTTGTTTAGAAAATACTTTGTTAGAAATATTGGAATTTCATTTGCGCCTTCAAGAAGGATATAAAAACTTTCCTTACCAAATTTTCTAACAAAACTGTCAGGGTCTTCCCCCTCAGGCAAATCTATGGCATAGACAAATAATCCTTCGTTTGCAAGTATTTCAAAACTTCTTATTGCCGCTTTTAAGCCTGCCTGGTCTGCATCAAAACTTAAATAAACCTTTGAGGCAAACCTTCTTATCAACTTTGCATGCCTTTCTGTAAATGCGGTACCTAATGCCGCAGCAACCTCAAAAACCCCATTTTGAAACAGGGAAGCAAAGTCCATATACCCTTCAACAAGTATTACAAAATCCCTTTTTCTGATATAGTCCTTTGAAAAATTCAAACCGTAAAGAAGTGTCTTTTTCTCAAAAACCGGGGTGGTAGGAGAATTTAAATACTTGGGAGCATTTTCTGATTTTTCAATAATCCTTCCCCCAAACCCAACAACTTTATCAAAGAGGTTGAATATAGGGAACATAATCCTTTTTCTAAACCTGTCTATACCCCCTGAAATAGTTAACCCCGCTTTTTCTATAACATCTCTGTCAAATCCTTTTTTCAAAAGGTAGTTTATCACCCCACTTTCAGGGGCAAAACCTAATTTAAGAAATTCAATAGTCTCTTCAAGTATGCCTCTTTCAGTCAAATATTTGTATGGTTTTGAATCTTTTTTTAGATTTTGCCTGTAATAGTTCTGTGCCTCCTGCAAAACATCAAATATTGCATCTTTTTCTGTTTTATCATACCCATCTGAGGTGTA from Thermotomaculum hydrothermale carries:
- the dnaG gene encoding DNA primase — its product is MGFSPDFIRELKSLINIEDLIGEYVKLERAGSRLRALCPFHSEKTPSFYVNPDSGLFHCFGCKASGDVISFVERIENLDFNEAVKFLAEKYNIPIKYTSDGYDKTEKDAIFDVLQEAQNYYRQNLKKDSKPYKYLTERGILEETIEFLKLGFAPESGVINYLLKKGFDRDVIEKAGLTISGGIDRFRKRIMFPIFNLFDKVVGFGGRIIEKSENAPKYLNSPTTPVFEKKTLLYGLNFSKDYIRKRDFVILVEGYMDFASLFQNGVFEVAAALGTAFTERHAKLIRRFASKVYLSFDADQAGLKAAIRSFEILANEGLFVYAIDLPEGEDPDSFVRKFGKESFYILLEGANEIPIFLTKYFLNKEDFHSKSLREKLESIKLILETVSKIDDRVRQGYYVREIASMLDVPENNLLSELKKISDKNSFRTYVKQEEKKGKVLFSEEEKALLCFIAFNSQKKSEIDRELKGYIETLPCYPFYQKLMELDYEIIGHIAHELPEELKEILSSVDSVTSDLRVILKTIKRLSIKKQIENINEKLKTFADSLTDDEKLMLLNQKVQLQKDFHKL